The nucleotide window CTCGACGGACTCGTAGCCGGCCTCCCGCAGCGCCTCCGCCTTGGAGGCGCCGACACCGGAGATGTCTTCGAGGGCCTCGATCTCGTCGTCCGCCATCTAGGCACCTCCACGGGGCTTGTTCGTGATGTAGACCCCGTCCTGGAACACCCGTTCGTCCTTCTCCGTGACTCGGGTGAGCTGTTCGACGTTCGCTGCCGTCTGGCCGACATCCTCCTTCGAGGGGCCAGAGAGCGTGATCTCCTCGCCGTCGATCTCCACCTCGGTGTCGCCGAGCACGTCCGCCCGCCGCGGCGCGCGCTCGCCCAGGAAGTTCTCGATGACGATCTCGCCGCTCTCTTCGGCCACGTCCATCGGGAAGTGCGCGTAGAACACCTCCATCTCGTAGGTCCACCCCTCGGTGACCCCGTGTACCATGTTGTGGATGTGGCTCTCGAAGGTGCCGACCGTGGCCTCCGTCTGGCGGTCGGCGTCGTCCGGTCGCTCGATCGTGACGGTGTCCCCGTCTGCGAGGACGGTCACGTCCGGGTACCAGAGCTGCCGCGTGACGGAGCCTTCCGGCCCTTCCAGGGTCAGGTCGAGGTGGTCGACCTCGGCCGTCGCCTCGTCTGGGATCTGAATGGTTGTCTGTCGTGTCATGTCTGTGTTGTCAGTAGACGTACGCGAGCAGTTGGCCACCGACGCCCGCCTCTCGGGCCTCGTAGTGGCTCATCACGCCGTGTGACGTGGTGACGATCAGTGCTCCGTAGTCGCGGGCGGGGAGGTAGCGCTTCTCCCACTTCTCGAACTCGTCTGCCCCCGCCGAGTAGCGGGGCTTGACGACGCCACACTCGTTGATCGCGCCCTTCAGTTCGACCTCGAACTTGCCGGCCCTACCGTCTTCCACGTACTCGAAGCCGTCGACGTAGCCGCCGTCGTACAGCACCTCCAGTACGGAGCCGACCGTGTTCGAGGCGGGCTGGACCGTGTACGCCAGGTTGCCGACGTTCTCCGCGTTGTCGATTCCCGCGAGCGCGTCGGCGAGTGGATCATTGCCTGCCATCGTTATCGGTACTTCCGGAACCCCATCGATCGAGCGACCTCGCGGAAACACTGCCGGCAGAGGTTGATGTCGTACTTCCCGACCAGCCCCTGCTTGCGGTTACACCGCCGGCACGCGACGTTGTCGTCGGTGCGCTTCGAGGCCTGCTCGCCCGTTGGCGTCTCCTGTGTGTCTGTCTCCGTGTCTGTCTCGCTCATCTGTCGACCTCCACGTCGAACTCGCGTTCGAGATACGCGACCGCGTCCTCGACGCTCATGCGGTGG belongs to Halobaculum sp. MBLA0143 and includes:
- a CDS encoding 50S ribosomal protein L6, which codes for MTRQTTIQIPDEATAEVDHLDLTLEGPEGSVTRQLWYPDVTVLADGDTVTIERPDDADRQTEATVGTFESHIHNMVHGVTEGWTYEMEVFYAHFPMDVAEESGEIVIENFLGERAPRRADVLGDTEVEIDGEEITLSGPSKEDVGQTAANVEQLTRVTEKDERVFQDGVYITNKPRGGA
- a CDS encoding 30S ribosomal protein S14, with the protein product MSETDTETDTQETPTGEQASKRTDDNVACRRCNRKQGLVGKYDINLCRQCFREVARSMGFRKYR
- a CDS encoding 30S ribosomal protein S8, with amino-acid sequence MAGNDPLADALAGIDNAENVGNLAYTVQPASNTVGSVLEVLYDGGYVDGFEYVEDGRAGKFEVELKGAINECGVVKPRYSAGADEFEKWEKRYLPARDYGALIVTTSHGVMSHYEAREAGVGGQLLAYVY